One genomic region from Nymphaea colorata isolate Beijing-Zhang1983 chromosome 12, ASM883128v2, whole genome shotgun sequence encodes:
- the LOC116265432 gene encoding pentatricopeptide repeat-containing protein At2g13600-like: MLALPSGHCATLIQNSSRICALINLCYSTANLEPHPLPNPIALASRNLNSLRKCKQFHALAVVLGLSQDVFVATKVISSYSYCENPVAARRLFDSVLRKNVCVYNSMISGYARTGFVDEPVCLFREMRACGLEPDHYTYASVMKVFSEVQDLDGGRGIHGLIVASGFDLDTVVANSVMSMYCSSGSLANAQQLFDEMSHRNLVSWNILIAGYTNCYDGVTVWNLVRQMLVEGIKVDDFTLASLFDLCGNSEHLKFGLEIHGFIIRNLLMFDAHVSCCLLNMYAKCGRLETARRVFDHMDKRNVVSWTAMASCYAQGGDRKECLQIFRLMQLMDGLKPNRVSLVSVLPVCASLGALLKGKQIHGFSLRHAMNSDASMCNALIDMYWKCGRLDYAESVFHHTSQKDVISWSSMISGYGFHGHAEEAFTLYDKMLKLGIRPVHLTFLGIISACSRCGLIDKGFEYYNSMTLDFGTIPSLEISSCMIDMLGRDGQLERALEFIESMPVDPSPSMWGALYDASRRHGNLEIGNMISAMLLKMEPGNPSNYIALSNTCAASGQWDDVIEARREMRERHLRKVPGYSWIAVNG, translated from the coding sequence ATGCTTGCCCTACCCTCTGGACACTGCGCTACACTAATACAGAATTCCAGTAGAATTTGTGCTTTGATTAATCTGTGCTATTCTACTGCTAATTTGGAACCACACCCACTTCCCAATCCCATTGCTCTAGCATCACGGAACCTCAATTCTCTAAGAAAATGCAAACAATTCCACGCTTTGGCGGTTGTCCTGGGGCTCTCTCAAGACGTTTTCGTGGCTACCAAGGTCATCTCTTCTTACTCCTATTGCGAAAATCCGGTCGCCGCTCGTCGACTGTTCGATTCGGTTCTCCGAAAGAATGTTTGTGTCTACAATTCTATGATAAGTGGATATGCTAGAACTGGGTTTGTTGATGAACCCGTTTGTTTGTTCCGTGAGATGAGAGCCTGCGGTTTGGAGCCTGACCACTATACCTATGCTTCAGTGATGAAGGTTTTCAGTGAAGTCCAGGATTTGGATGGTGGGAGAGGTATTCATGGACTGATTGTCGCCAGTGGATTTGATTTGGATACCGTTGTCGCAAATTCAGTGATGAGCATGTACTGTTCTTCGGGGAGTTTAGCCAACGCACAGcagttgtttgatgaaatgtctcACAGGAATTTGGTGTCCTGGAATATTCTGATTGCAGGATATACGAACTGCTATGATGGTGTCACTGTGTGGAACTTGGTGAGGCAGATGCTGGTAGAGGGAATCAAGGTCGATGATTTCACTTTGGCGAGTTTGTTTGATTTATGCGGGAATTCCGAGCACTTGAAATTTGGATTAGAGATTCACGGTTTTATTATTAGGAATTTGTTGATGTTTGATGCTCATGTTAGTTGTTGTTTGCTCAACATGTACGCAAAGTGTGGTAGGTTGGAGACGGCTAGGCGGGTGTTTGATCACATGGATAAAAGAAACGTCGTTTCTTGGACTGCGATGGCATCATGTTATGCTCAGGGAGGGGACAGGAAAGAATGTCTGCAGATTTTCCGCCTAATGCAACTCATGGATGGTTTGAAACCCAACCGTGTCTCTCTAGTAAGTGTCCTCCCTGTCTGTGCATCTCTGGGTGCTTTACTAAAAGGGAAGCAGATTCATGGTTTTTCTCTTAGACATGCAATGAATTCAGATGCTTCTATGTGTAATGCATTAATAGACATGTATTGGAAATGTGGGAGATTGGATTATGCAGAAAGTGTTTTTCATCACACTTCACAGAAAGATGTGATTTCTTGGAGCTCAATGATTTCTGGTTACGGGTTTCATGGACATGCAGAGGAAGCTTTTACTTTATATGATAAAATGCTGAAGCTGGGAATCAGACCAGTCCACCTAACATTTCTAGGTATTATATCAGCATGTAGTAGATGTGGACTTATTGATAAAGGATTCGAGTATTATAATTCAATGACGTTAGATTTTGGAACTATTCCTTCTTTAGAGATTTCTTCATGTATGATTGACATGCTAGGAAGAGATGGGCAGCTTGAAAGAGCCCTGGAGTTCATAGAATCTATGCCTGTAGACCCTAGTCCTAGCATGTGGGGTGCTCTATATGATGCTTCTAGGCGTCATGGGAACCTTGAGATTGGAAATATGATCTCAGCAATGCTTTTAAAAATGGAACCAGGAAATCCATCAAACTACATTGCTCTTTCCAACACTTGTGCAGCTTCTGGGCAATGGGATGATGTTATTGAAGCgagaagagaaatgagagagaggcatTTGAGGAAAGTTCCTGGCTATAGTTGGATTGCAGTTAATGGTTAG